The Glycine max cultivar Williams 82 chromosome 12, Glycine_max_v4.0, whole genome shotgun sequence genome window below encodes:
- the LOC100793925 gene encoding protein DETOXIFICATION 43 isoform X3 yields MDENGCSNEPNNKWKMPLFVFFRDARNVSKLDALSREILGIAFPSALAIAADPIASLIDTAFIGHLGGNANICKFWWVTSSMKSKEKLGKKKRHIASASTALLFGTILGLIQAAVLIFATKPLLGVMGVKRDSPMLNPAEKYLRLRSFGAPAVLLSLAMQGIFGGFKDTATPLYVIVSGYSLNVILDPILIFTLKLGIEGAAIAHVLSQYMMAFTLLLILMKKVHLLPPSIKDLQIFRFLKNGGFLMLRVIAVTFCVTLAASLASRLGSIPMAAFQTCLQVWLTSSLLADGLAVAVQSILACSFAEKDHKKTTAAATRTLQMSFVLGVGLSLAVGLGLYFGAGVFSRNVHVVHLIKIGIPFVAATQPINSLAFVFDGVNYGASDFAYSAYSLVLVSLVSVATELLLYRTKHFVGIWIALTIYMTLRMLAGVCRMGTGTGPWRYLRDGSLP; encoded by the exons ATGGACGAGAATGGATGTTCCAACGAGCCCAACAACAAGTGGAAGATGcctctctttgttttcttcagaGATGCGAG GAATGTTTCCAAGTTGGATGCTCTTTCTCGGGAGATACTAGGGATTGCATTCCCCTCGGCACTGGCTATTGCTGCTGATCCCATTGCTTCTCTCATAGACACAGCATTCATAGGTCATTTAG GAGGCAATGCAAATATATGCAAGTTTTGGTGGGTTACTAGCAGTATGAAGAGTAAGGAGAAACTTGGAAAGAAAAAGCGACATATTGCTTCAGCATCAACCGCACTACTTTTTGGCACAATCCTTGGCCTAATTCAAGCTGCAGTTCTTATATTTGCAACCAAACCTCTGTTAGGTGTCATGGGTGTGAAACGA GATTCTCCTATGTTAAACCCTGCAGAGAAGTACTTAAGATTGAGATCGTTCGGAGCACCTGCAGTACTTCTCTCCTTGGCCATGCAAGGCATCTTCGGAGGGTTCAAGGATACAGCAACTCCTTTATATGTCATCG TTTCGGGATATTCGTTGAATGTCATATTGGACCCGATTCTTATTTTCACTTTGAAATTAGGCATCGAAGGTGCAGCCATTGCACATGTTCTCTCCCA GTACATGATGGCATTCACTCTCTTATtgatattaatgaaaaaagtgcATCTCCTACCTCCAAGCATAAAGGATTTGCAGATTTTCCGATTTCTTAAAAATG GAGGATTTTTGATGCTAAGAGTAATAGCAGTGACATTTTGTGTGACCTTGGCAGCATCATTGGCATCAAGGCTAGGTTCAATTCCTATGGCAGCATTTCAAACATGCTTACAGGTCTGGTTGACATCGTCCCTCCTAGCAGATGGTTTGGCTGTTGCTGTTCAG TCAATTCTAGCTTGTTCTTTTGCCGAGAAAGACCATAAGAAAACAACAGCAGCTGCAACAAGGACACTGCAAATGAGTTTTGTTCTAGGAGTGGGGCTCTCTCTTGCTGTTGGACTTGGATTATACTTTGGAGCTGGAGTGTTTTCAAGAAATGTTCATGTTGTGCACTTAATTAAAATAGGCATCCCG TTTGTGGCTGCTACTCAACCAATCAATTCATTAGCCTTTGTATTTGATGGAGTGAACTATGGTGCTTCTGATTTTGCATATTCAGCATACTCTCTG GTTCTGGTGTCACTAGTAAGTGTAGCTACAGAACTCCTTCTCTACAGGACCAAACATTTCGTTGGGATTTGGATTGCACTAACCATCTATATGACTCTTCGCATGTTGGCTGGTGTGTGTAG GATGGGAACTGGGACAGGACCTTGGCGCTATCTAAGAGATGGCTCATTGCCTTAA
- the LOC100784755 gene encoding transcription factor MYB83, with protein sequence MRKPDLMANKDKMNNIKSKLRKGLWSPDEDERLVRYMLTNGQGCWSDIARNAGLQRCGKSCRLRWINYLRPDLKRGAFSPQEEDLIVHLHSILGNRWSQIAARLPGRTDNEIKNFWNSTLKKRLKTNTSTPSLNNSTGSSESNKDVLSGIMPFNEHDIMTMCMDSSSSISSMQAMVLPDQFDPFFMLANNQCDMTNVSSDFSNMPAACLTQIGMVDGHQGNYGILEPNKMGSGIDFSLPSLESRSIESNSVPIDVKSHNNHFNYGSFKNTDKIQGSKVEDLIGFGNHGQGENLKMGEWDLENLMQDITSFPFLDF encoded by the exons ATGAGGAAACCTGATCTGATGGCCAACAAGGACAAAATGAACAACATTAAGAGCAAGTTGAGAAAAGGGTTGTGGTCACCAGATGAAGATGAGAGGCTCGTAAGGTACATGCTGACAAATGGACAAGGGTGTTGGAGTGACATTGCTAGGAATGCTGGTCTTCAAAGGTGTGGCAAAAGTTGCCGTCTTCGTTGGATCAATTACTTGAGACCTGACCTCAAGCGTGGTGCATTCTCACCTCAAGAGGAAGATCTCATCGTTCATTTGCACTCCATTCTTGGCAATAG GTGGTCTCAGATTGCAGCGCGTCTCCCTGGCCGCACAGACAATGAGATTAAGAATTTCTGGAACTCCACATTGAAGAAAAGGTTGAAAACTAACACTTCCACTCCCTCACTAAACAACAGCACTGGCTCATCAGAGTCTAATAAGGATGTTTTGAGTGGGATCATGCCCTTTAATGAACATGACATCATGACCATGTGCATGGATTCCTCTTCGTCCATATCATCCATGCAAGCAATGGTTTTGCCTGACCAATTTGACCCTTTTTTCATGTTGGCAAATAATCAGTGTGACATGACTAATGTTTCATCTGACTTTTCCAACATGCCTGCTGCATGCTTGACTCAAATTGGCATGGTAGATGGGCATCAAGGGAATTATGGGATATTGGAGCCAAATAAAATGGGGTCAGGAATAGACTTCTCCCTTCCTTCACTAGAAAGTAGAAGCATTGAAAGCAATAGTGTCCCAATTGATGTGAAAAGCCATAACAACCACTTCAATTATGGTTCCTTCAAGAACACTGATAAGATTCAGGGCTCCAAAGTGGAGGACTTGATCGGGTTTGGAAATCATGGCCAAggggaaaatttaaaaatgggaGAGTGGGATTTGGAGAATTTAATGCAAGACATAACCTCTTTTCCTTTCCTTGATTTTTAA
- the LOC100793925 gene encoding protein DETOXIFICATION 43 isoform X2 translates to MDENGCSNEPNNKWKMPLFVFFRDARNVSKLDALSREILGIAFPSALAIAADPIASLIDTAFIGHLGSVELAAAGVSIVLFNQASRITIFPLVSIITSFVAEEDTIEKMNTKATQNGNKTKFSEAIVPEDHMLQDIENIEAPTESMEEKDEPKEYVENNVTGNNDIKNGDGGNANICKFWWVTSSMKSKEKLGKKKRHIASASTALLFGTILGLIQAAVLIFATKPLLGVMGVKRDSPMLNPAEKYLRLRSFGAPAVLLSLAMQGIFGGFKDTATPLYVIVSGYSLNVILDPILIFTLKLGIEGAAIAHVLSQYMMAFTLLLILMKKVHLLPPSIKDLQIFRFLKNASLASRLGSIPMAAFQTCLQVWLTSSLLADGLAVAVQSILACSFAEKDHKKTTAAATRTLQMSFVLGVGLSLAVGLGLYFGAGVFSRNVHVVHLIKIGIPFVAATQPINSLAFVFDGVNYGASDFAYSAYSLVLVSLVSVATELLLYRTKHFVGIWIALTIYMTLRMLAGVCRMGTGTGPWRYLRDGSLP, encoded by the exons ATGGACGAGAATGGATGTTCCAACGAGCCCAACAACAAGTGGAAGATGcctctctttgttttcttcagaGATGCGAG GAATGTTTCCAAGTTGGATGCTCTTTCTCGGGAGATACTAGGGATTGCATTCCCCTCGGCACTGGCTATTGCTGCTGATCCCATTGCTTCTCTCATAGACACAGCATTCATAGGTCATTTAG GATCGGTGGAACTTGCGGCTGCCGGAGTTTCCATTGTTTTGTTCAACCAAGCTTCAAGGATTACCATATTCCCTCTGGTCAGCATTATCACTTCCTTTGTGGCTGAGGAAGATACTATTGAAAAGATGAATACCAAAGCAACCCAAAATGGTAATAAGACTAAGTTCAGCGAAGCAATTGTGCCGGAGGATCATATGCTTCAAGACATAGAGAATATTGAGGCTCCAACAGAATCTatggaagaaaaagatgaaccAAAGGAATATGTGGAAAATAATGTTACGGGGAATAATGACATCAAAAATGGAGATG GAGGCAATGCAAATATATGCAAGTTTTGGTGGGTTACTAGCAGTATGAAGAGTAAGGAGAAACTTGGAAAGAAAAAGCGACATATTGCTTCAGCATCAACCGCACTACTTTTTGGCACAATCCTTGGCCTAATTCAAGCTGCAGTTCTTATATTTGCAACCAAACCTCTGTTAGGTGTCATGGGTGTGAAACGA GATTCTCCTATGTTAAACCCTGCAGAGAAGTACTTAAGATTGAGATCGTTCGGAGCACCTGCAGTACTTCTCTCCTTGGCCATGCAAGGCATCTTCGGAGGGTTCAAGGATACAGCAACTCCTTTATATGTCATCG TTTCGGGATATTCGTTGAATGTCATATTGGACCCGATTCTTATTTTCACTTTGAAATTAGGCATCGAAGGTGCAGCCATTGCACATGTTCTCTCCCA GTACATGATGGCATTCACTCTCTTATtgatattaatgaaaaaagtgcATCTCCTACCTCCAAGCATAAAGGATTTGCAGATTTTCCGATTTCTTAAAAATG CATCATTGGCATCAAGGCTAGGTTCAATTCCTATGGCAGCATTTCAAACATGCTTACAGGTCTGGTTGACATCGTCCCTCCTAGCAGATGGTTTGGCTGTTGCTGTTCAG TCAATTCTAGCTTGTTCTTTTGCCGAGAAAGACCATAAGAAAACAACAGCAGCTGCAACAAGGACACTGCAAATGAGTTTTGTTCTAGGAGTGGGGCTCTCTCTTGCTGTTGGACTTGGATTATACTTTGGAGCTGGAGTGTTTTCAAGAAATGTTCATGTTGTGCACTTAATTAAAATAGGCATCCCG TTTGTGGCTGCTACTCAACCAATCAATTCATTAGCCTTTGTATTTGATGGAGTGAACTATGGTGCTTCTGATTTTGCATATTCAGCATACTCTCTG GTTCTGGTGTCACTAGTAAGTGTAGCTACAGAACTCCTTCTCTACAGGACCAAACATTTCGTTGGGATTTGGATTGCACTAACCATCTATATGACTCTTCGCATGTTGGCTGGTGTGTGTAG GATGGGAACTGGGACAGGACCTTGGCGCTATCTAAGAGATGGCTCATTGCCTTAA
- the LOC100793925 gene encoding protein DETOXIFICATION 43 isoform X1 encodes MDENGCSNEPNNKWKMPLFVFFRDARNVSKLDALSREILGIAFPSALAIAADPIASLIDTAFIGHLGSVELAAAGVSIVLFNQASRITIFPLVSIITSFVAEEDTIEKMNTKATQNGNKTKFSEAIVPEDHMLQDIENIEAPTESMEEKDEPKEYVENNVTGNNDIKNGDGGNANICKFWWVTSSMKSKEKLGKKKRHIASASTALLFGTILGLIQAAVLIFATKPLLGVMGVKRDSPMLNPAEKYLRLRSFGAPAVLLSLAMQGIFGGFKDTATPLYVIVSGYSLNVILDPILIFTLKLGIEGAAIAHVLSQYMMAFTLLLILMKKVHLLPPSIKDLQIFRFLKNGGFLMLRVIAVTFCVTLAASLASRLGSIPMAAFQTCLQVWLTSSLLADGLAVAVQSILACSFAEKDHKKTTAAATRTLQMSFVLGVGLSLAVGLGLYFGAGVFSRNVHVVHLIKIGIPFVAATQPINSLAFVFDGVNYGASDFAYSAYSLVLVSLVSVATELLLYRTKHFVGIWIALTIYMTLRMLAGVCRMGTGTGPWRYLRDGSLP; translated from the exons ATGGACGAGAATGGATGTTCCAACGAGCCCAACAACAAGTGGAAGATGcctctctttgttttcttcagaGATGCGAG GAATGTTTCCAAGTTGGATGCTCTTTCTCGGGAGATACTAGGGATTGCATTCCCCTCGGCACTGGCTATTGCTGCTGATCCCATTGCTTCTCTCATAGACACAGCATTCATAGGTCATTTAG GATCGGTGGAACTTGCGGCTGCCGGAGTTTCCATTGTTTTGTTCAACCAAGCTTCAAGGATTACCATATTCCCTCTGGTCAGCATTATCACTTCCTTTGTGGCTGAGGAAGATACTATTGAAAAGATGAATACCAAAGCAACCCAAAATGGTAATAAGACTAAGTTCAGCGAAGCAATTGTGCCGGAGGATCATATGCTTCAAGACATAGAGAATATTGAGGCTCCAACAGAATCTatggaagaaaaagatgaaccAAAGGAATATGTGGAAAATAATGTTACGGGGAATAATGACATCAAAAATGGAGATG GAGGCAATGCAAATATATGCAAGTTTTGGTGGGTTACTAGCAGTATGAAGAGTAAGGAGAAACTTGGAAAGAAAAAGCGACATATTGCTTCAGCATCAACCGCACTACTTTTTGGCACAATCCTTGGCCTAATTCAAGCTGCAGTTCTTATATTTGCAACCAAACCTCTGTTAGGTGTCATGGGTGTGAAACGA GATTCTCCTATGTTAAACCCTGCAGAGAAGTACTTAAGATTGAGATCGTTCGGAGCACCTGCAGTACTTCTCTCCTTGGCCATGCAAGGCATCTTCGGAGGGTTCAAGGATACAGCAACTCCTTTATATGTCATCG TTTCGGGATATTCGTTGAATGTCATATTGGACCCGATTCTTATTTTCACTTTGAAATTAGGCATCGAAGGTGCAGCCATTGCACATGTTCTCTCCCA GTACATGATGGCATTCACTCTCTTATtgatattaatgaaaaaagtgcATCTCCTACCTCCAAGCATAAAGGATTTGCAGATTTTCCGATTTCTTAAAAATG GAGGATTTTTGATGCTAAGAGTAATAGCAGTGACATTTTGTGTGACCTTGGCAGCATCATTGGCATCAAGGCTAGGTTCAATTCCTATGGCAGCATTTCAAACATGCTTACAGGTCTGGTTGACATCGTCCCTCCTAGCAGATGGTTTGGCTGTTGCTGTTCAG TCAATTCTAGCTTGTTCTTTTGCCGAGAAAGACCATAAGAAAACAACAGCAGCTGCAACAAGGACACTGCAAATGAGTTTTGTTCTAGGAGTGGGGCTCTCTCTTGCTGTTGGACTTGGATTATACTTTGGAGCTGGAGTGTTTTCAAGAAATGTTCATGTTGTGCACTTAATTAAAATAGGCATCCCG TTTGTGGCTGCTACTCAACCAATCAATTCATTAGCCTTTGTATTTGATGGAGTGAACTATGGTGCTTCTGATTTTGCATATTCAGCATACTCTCTG GTTCTGGTGTCACTAGTAAGTGTAGCTACAGAACTCCTTCTCTACAGGACCAAACATTTCGTTGGGATTTGGATTGCACTAACCATCTATATGACTCTTCGCATGTTGGCTGGTGTGTGTAG GATGGGAACTGGGACAGGACCTTGGCGCTATCTAAGAGATGGCTCATTGCCTTAA
- the LOC100793398 gene encoding protein DETOXIFICATION 43, translating to MGICQVRLIFKLDALSREILGIAFPAALAVVADPIASLIDTTFIGHLGPVELAAAGVSIALFNQASRITIFPLVSITTSFVAEEDTIQRLINKETETDNIENETITKENVEAPKKFKGETDESNNVVAKSTFTSGDVEKLATGNMGINNENVTSSTKSKPKVGKKRIASASTALLFGTILGLLQTAILTFAAKPLLYAMGLKHDSPMLIPAEKYLRLRSIGSPAVLLSLAMQGIFRGFKDTTTPLYVIVSGYAFNVLLDPILIFYLKLGLKGAAMAHVISQYMMAITLLLLLMKRVHLVPPSIKDLQIFRFLKNGGLLLTRVVSVTFCMTLAASLAARLGSIPMAAFQPGLQIWLASSLLADGLAVAVQTMLACSFAEKDYNKATAAATRTLQMSFVLGVGLSFAVALGLYFGPGIFSKNANVVHLIKISMPFVAATQPINSLAFVFDGVNYGASDFAYSAYSLVLVSLVSIPIEILLFRSKQFVGIWIALTIYMILRMLVGIWRMGTGTGPWYYLRKGPWCYMRGHSLP from the exons ATGGGAATATGTCAGGTCAG ACTTATTTTCAAGCTGGATGCCCTTTCTCGAGAGATATTAGGGATTGCATTCCCTGCTGCACTAGCTGTTGTTGCTGATCCGATTGCTTCTTTGATAGACACAACATTCATAGgccacttgg GACCGGTAGAGCTTGCTGCTGCAGGAGTTTCCATTGCTTTATTCAACCAAGCTTCAAGGATTACCATATTCCCTCTTGTCAGTATTACAACTTCCTTTGTGGCTGAGGAAGATACTATCCAAAGGTTGATTAACAAAGAAACTGAAACTGATAACATAGAAAATGAAACAATAACCAAAGAAAATGTTGAGGCTCCAAAAAAATTCAAGGGGGAAACCGACGAATCAAACAATGTTGTAGCGAAGAGTACTTTTACATCTGGGGATGTGGAAAAATTAGCTACAGGGAACATGGgcataaataatgaaaatg ttacaagtaGTACCAAAAGCAAACCCAAAGTTGGAAAGAAGCGCATTGCTTCAGCATCAACAGCGTTACTTTTTGGCACTATTCTAGGCCTCCTTCAAACTGCAATCCTCACATTTGCAGCCAAACCTCTTTTATATGCAATGGGTCTAAAACAT gaTTCTCCTATGCTAATTCCAGCAGAGAAGTATCTAAGATTGAGATCAATTGGGTCACCTGCTGTTCTTCTCTCCTTGGCCATGCAAGGAATCTTTCGAGGGTTCAAGGACACAACAACTCCTTTATATGTGATCG TTTCTGGATATGCGTTCAATGTCTTACTGGACccaatacttattttttatttgaaattgggCCTCAAAGGTGCGGCCATGGCACATGTTATCTCCCA GTACATGATGGCAATCACCCTCCTTTTGTTGTTAATGAAAAGAGTACATCTCGTACCCCCAAGCATAAAGGATTTGCAGATTTTCCGATTTCTTAAAAATG GTGGTCTATTGTTGACAAGGGTAGTGTCAGTGACATTTTGTATGACCTTAGCAGCATCATTGGCAGCAAGGCTAGGTTCAATTCCTATGGCTGCATTTCAACCTGGCCTACAGATTTGGTTGGCATCATCCCTTCTTGCTGATGGTTTGGCTGTGGCAGTACAG ACAATGCTAGCTTGTTCCTTTGCTGAGAAAGACTATAACAAGGCAACTGCTGCTGCAACACGGACACTACAAATGAGTTTTGTTTTAGGCGTGGGGCTCTCTTTTGCAGTTGCACTTGGGTTATACTTTGGACCTGGAATATTTTCCAAAAACGCTAATGTTGTGCACTTAATCAAAATAAGCATGCCG TTTGTTGCAGCTACTCAACCAATCAATTCATTGGCCTTTGTCTTTGATGGTGTCAACTATGGGGCATCCGATTTTGCATATTCTGCCTATTCTTTG GTTTTGGTGTCATTAGTAAGCATTCCTATAGAAATCCTTCTCTTCAGGAGCAAACAATTCGTTGGAATATGGATTGCACTAACCATATATATGATTCTTCGTATGTTAGTTGGTATATGGAG GATGGGAACAGGGACAGGACCATGGTACTATCTTAGAAAAGGACCATGGTGTTATATGAGAGGCCACTCATTGCCATAG